From the genome of Bos taurus isolate L1 Dominette 01449 registration number 42190680 breed Hereford chromosome 2, ARS-UCD2.0, whole genome shotgun sequence, one region includes:
- the CDK5R2 gene encoding cyclin-dependent kinase 5 activator 2, which produces MGTVLSLSPASSAKGRRPGGLPEEKKKAPPAGDEALGGYGAPPAGKGGKGESRLKRPSVLISALTWKRLVAASAKKKKGSKKVTPKPASTGPDPLVQQRNRENLLRKGRDPPDGGGAAKPLAVPVPTVPAAAATCEPPSGSSAGVPPPGSGGGKPPPPPPPAPQAAPPVPGGSPRRVIVQASTGELLRCLGDFVCRRCYRLKELSPGELVGWFRGVDRSLLLQGWQDQAFITPANLVFVYLLCRESLRGDELASAAELQAAFLTCLYLAYSYMGNEISYPLKPFLVEPDKERFWQRCLRLIQRLSPQMLRLNADPHFFTQVFQDLKNEGEASASAGGPPNGGAPAAPSTSSSSSAARDSCATGAKHWTMNLDR; this is translated from the coding sequence ATGGGCACGGTGCTGTCTCTTTCACCCGCCTCCTCGGCCAAGGGCCGGAGGCCCGGCGGGCTGCCCGAGGAGAAGAAGAAGGCGCCGCCCGCGGGAGACGAGGCGCTGGGGGGCTACGGGGCGCCGCCAGCGGGCAAGGGCGGCAAAGGCGAGAGCCGGCTCAAACGGCCGTCCGTGCTCATCTCCGCGCTCACCTGGAAGCGCCTTGTGGCCGCGTCCgccaaaaagaagaaaggcaGCAAGAAGGTGACGCCCAAGCCAGCGTCCACCGGCCCCGACCCCCTGGTCCAGCAACGCAACCGCGAGAACCTTCTCCGCAAAGGTCGGGATCCCCCCGACGGCGGCGGCGCCGCCAAGCCCCTGGCGGTGCCCGTGCCCACTGTGCCCGCGGCCGCCGCCACCTGCGAGCCGCCGTCGGGGAGCAGCGCCGGCGTTCCGCCGCCAGGCTCGGGCGGAGGgaagccgccgccgccgccgcccccagcCCCGCAGGCGGCGCCGCCGGTCCCTGGTGGCTCGCCGCGGCGGGTCATCGTGCAGGCTTCAACCGGCGAGCTGCTGCGCTGCCTGGGCGACTTCGTGTGCCGGCGCTGCTACCGTCTCAAGGAGCTGAGCCCAGGCGAGCTGGTGGGCTGGTTCCGCGGAGTGGACCGCTCGCTGCTGCTGCAGGGCTGGCAAGACCAGGCCTTCATTACGCCCGCCAACCTGGTGTTCGTGTACCTGCTGTGCCGCGAGTCGCTGCGCGGGGACGAGCTGGCGTCGGCCGCCGAGCTGCAGGCCGCCTTCCTCACCTGCCTCTACCTCGCCTACTCCTACATGGGCAACGAGATCTCCTACCCGCTCAAGCCCTTCCTCGTGGAGCCCGACAAGGAGCGCTTCTGGCAACGCTGCCTGCGCCTCATCCAGCGGCTCAGCCCGCAGATGCTGCGGCTCAACGCCGACCCCCACTTCTTCACGCAGGTCTTCCAAGACCTCAAGAACGAGGGCGAGGCCTCCGCCAGCGCCGGGGGTCCACCCAACGGGGGCGCGCCCGCGgccccctccacctcctcctcctcctcggccGCCAGGGACAGCTGCGCGACTGGAGCCAAGCACTGGACTATGAACTTGGACCGCTAG